The DNA window TAATCCTAAAAAATAATTTTTATTTTTTAAACTTTTAGTATCATTAAAATGATAACCTTTAGTAGGCCAATAACCAATAATATTAGCTTTATTTTTTTTTACTATATCATAAATAATTTTTATGGCATCACAAAAATATTCTCCATAATCTTCTTGATCACCACAACCAAATAATCCTATATATTTATTTTTAAAATTTATTTTTTGTAAAGTAGGTAAAAAATCTTCCCAATCACATTGAACTTCTCCATAATACCATGTAGGTATACCTAATAAAAGAATATTATATTTTTCAATATCTTTTTGACCTATTTTAGAAATATTAAATACTGAAGAATTTTTTTTATTTA is part of the Enterobacteriaceae endosymbiont of Donacia fulgens genome and encodes:
- the fldA gene encoding flavodoxin FldA, which gives rise to MSKIGIFFGSDTGNTENVAFKIQKQLNKKNSSVFNISKIGQKDIEKYNILLLGIPTWYYGEVQCDWEDFLPTLQKINFKNKYIGLFGCGDQEDYGEYFCDAIKIIYDIVKKNKANIIGYWPTKGYHFNDTKSLKNKNYFLGLTIDEDRQSELTNLRIKTWVQQISKEIKI